In Blautia wexlerae DSM 19850, a single window of DNA contains:
- a CDS encoding DUF6100 family protein — translation MNTKTVFDRLQSIDDEVQKLHNTIFALKTTDIQAYADKYEELSISAALRSERIACQLRNLVYTTTDTGKKDYLKQAAAVQGIKISFSNSVLSITMPGLLPKRKLRTNTAFLHEPLNLALQTYVTEHSIPLYKRCVVCFSQIYDQSLSLQRIRDYDNLEFKQILDTIASYVLVDDTGLFCDSYHTTELGNYDHTVIFVMEPEIFPGWLKDRKESIKTISEIS, via the coding sequence ATGAACACCAAAACTGTTTTTGACCGTTTACAGAGCATTGATGATGAAGTCCAAAAACTTCACAACACTATTTTTGCATTGAAAACAACAGATATTCAAGCGTATGCCGACAAATACGAAGAGCTGAGTATCAGTGCTGCCTTGCGTTCTGAAAGGATTGCCTGCCAGCTCAGAAATCTGGTATATACCACAACTGACACTGGAAAGAAAGACTATCTGAAACAGGCTGCGGCTGTGCAGGGAATCAAAATCTCTTTTTCAAATAGTGTTCTTTCCATTACCATGCCAGGACTACTGCCCAAACGTAAATTGCGAACCAACACCGCTTTTCTACATGAGCCATTAAACCTTGCCTTGCAGACTTATGTGACAGAACATTCTATTCCGTTATATAAAAGATGTGTGGTCTGTTTTAGTCAAATTTATGACCAGAGCCTTTCTTTACAACGGATACGTGATTACGATAATTTGGAGTTCAAACAGATTTTAGATACTATCGCTTCCTATGTTCTGGTTGATGATACGGGACTCTTTTGCGACTCCTATCACACTACGGAACTGGGGAATTACGATCACACCGTTATCTTTGTAATGGAACCGGAAATCTTTCCTGGCTGGCTGAAAGATAGAAAAGAGTCTATCAAAACCATATCGGAAATTTCCTGA
- a CDS encoding DUF5697 family protein, with product MKTRNEIYQGEGAQLLRFITTYHSLQYEQILRLFSKNRESIKSLITSLVKQKRIIYDKENGLLCDSQESANNPDYGMIASFWVLLDFKNAIVYHTDGEFPVKLNFFSKDEWYEVLYVPQEHEYLINHVMESQTKSDAKRLVVLESEEQASKIHITGVIAFCLVDSSTGSVSYYAKK from the coding sequence ATGAAAACAAGAAATGAAATCTATCAAGGGGAAGGTGCCCAACTGCTCCGGTTCATTACAACTTACCATTCGCTGCAATATGAACAGATCTTACGGCTCTTTTCCAAAAACAGAGAGTCTATCAAGTCTCTGATCACCAGTCTGGTAAAACAAAAACGCATTATCTATGATAAGGAGAACGGGCTTCTCTGCGACAGCCAGGAATCTGCAAACAATCCTGATTATGGAATGATTGCATCTTTTTGGGTGCTTTTGGACTTCAAAAACGCCATTGTGTACCATACTGACGGTGAATTTCCTGTGAAATTGAACTTTTTCTCTAAAGATGAATGGTATGAAGTCCTCTATGTCCCCCAGGAGCATGAATATCTTATCAATCATGTCATGGAAAGCCAGACAAAAAGCGATGCGAAACGGCTGGTTGTATTAGAATCGGAAGAACAGGCTTCAAAAATCCATATCACAGGTGTGATTGCCTTTTGCCTTGTAGACTCCTCTACCGGATCTGTCAGCTATTATGCAAAGAAATGA
- a CDS encoding B12-binding domain-containing radical SAM protein, with translation MHGYMVEILDLFTNHIRKQEFIDKIKNAHPDMIGISAYTENINAVIHLTKIIKSVLPKIIIVLGGAHVTFLPEEALHHNTVDYVCRGEGEMTFVQLLECLNYHTIDLSEVKGISYRVGQEIIHNADRGYIENLDNLPWAELDEIEMRSYDIKQLIITSRGCPGKCIYCASAALSGTRYRNRSAQNVFSEIHYKYSIKGEKYFAFLDDTFTANKKRLYQFCDYLKQANMNIIWRCDSRTDILSKEMIDKMQEVGCTSVHIGIESGSQDVINKINKHISLERSEELLAYMSQKGLQVMCSFIIGHHCDTHETIKETIDMALKFRKKYKATVGISINTPFPGTYLYNHMKDLGINLEIKNWSSFDLVQAVFSTPNITRAELQNYYYEIQSMVI, from the coding sequence ATGCACGGTTATATGGTAGAAATACTTGATTTATTTACAAATCATATAAGGAAACAGGAATTTATAGATAAAATAAAAAATGCACATCCGGATATGATAGGAATAAGTGCATATACAGAAAATATTAATGCGGTTATCCATTTAACAAAGATAATTAAATCGGTGTTGCCAAAAATAATTATTGTTTTAGGTGGAGCACATGTGACTTTTTTGCCGGAAGAAGCTTTGCATCATAATACAGTTGATTATGTGTGCCGTGGAGAAGGAGAAATGACTTTTGTACAACTATTGGAGTGCCTTAATTATCATACGATTGATTTGTCAGAAGTGAAAGGAATTTCATATCGTGTAGGACAGGAGATTATACATAATGCAGATCGAGGATATATTGAAAATCTGGATAATTTACCGTGGGCAGAACTCGATGAAATTGAAATGCGAAGCTATGATATCAAGCAATTGATTATTACAAGTAGAGGATGTCCAGGAAAGTGTATCTATTGTGCTTCAGCTGCTCTATCGGGAACACGTTATAGAAATCGAAGCGCTCAAAATGTATTCAGTGAAATACATTATAAATATAGTATAAAAGGAGAGAAATACTTTGCTTTTTTGGATGATACTTTTACAGCAAATAAGAAGCGATTGTATCAGTTTTGTGATTATCTAAAGCAAGCCAATATGAATATAATATGGCGTTGTGATTCGAGGACAGATATTTTATCAAAGGAAATGATTGATAAAATGCAGGAAGTAGGGTGTACATCCGTACATATAGGTATAGAAAGCGGATCTCAAGATGTTATTAACAAAATTAATAAACATATAAGTTTAGAAAGGTCTGAAGAATTACTTGCATATATGTCGCAAAAAGGGCTTCAAGTAATGTGTTCTTTTATCATAGGGCATCATTGCGATACACATGAGACAATAAAAGAAACAATAGATATGGCACTGAAATTTCGTAAAAAGTATAAAGCAACTGTAGGTATAAGCATCAATACCCCTTTCCCAGGCACATATCTATATAATCATATGAAGGATTTAGGAATTAATTTGGAAATCAAAAATTGGTCTTCATTCGATTTAGTTCAGGCTGTATTTAGTACACCTAATATTACAAGAGCTGAGTTGCAAAATTATTATTATGAAATTCAATCAATGGTGATTTAG
- a CDS encoding radical SAM/SPASM domain-containing protein, whose protein sequence is MKISLNKNVIIKDYETKGLLIDVERADYRKVNSSGLTISKFLNKYGEISVEELLLKLSDLYELPEEVFGEEVQQFLDDMIEKGFFVKDGDYSRIETEETICHQTSNGIWIKVTNRCNLRCSYCYADSGEGEANELTIEEIENLLIELKPKNYNKIVITGGDPLMRKDIVEILKTCKKYGKVQILTNGTIGNAELYREIMEIVDAIQISLDSYEEIHHDKNRGKGSFVRAVNTVKTLTHINNKKVIVAMTPTPDYMPDIVEMIKFCLNMNVRQLHINRFVPYGRAKTFENKLNMEQFYKWVDRGYDFLRNIYINYYKQNKEFIFNIDVSNDLCNQVYSKGRKTSCGVNCNQISIDSNGNVYLCPSLHIEEFELGNIRTDNITEIMEKSKQKYGEIDVEMLSKCKNCEIKYYCGGGCRAIAFNETGDLYGQERNCDNYRNRVFDLMLQ, encoded by the coding sequence ATGAAAATTTCATTAAATAAAAACGTTATTATAAAAGACTATGAAACCAAAGGGCTATTAATCGATGTAGAAAGAGCGGATTACAGGAAAGTCAACAGTTCTGGTCTCACCATTTCTAAATTTTTAAATAAGTATGGCGAAATATCAGTGGAAGAGTTACTTCTAAAATTATCGGATTTATATGAACTTCCTGAAGAAGTGTTTGGAGAGGAGGTTCAACAGTTTTTGGATGATATGATCGAAAAAGGTTTTTTTGTTAAAGATGGTGATTATTCTAGAATAGAAACAGAGGAAACCATTTGTCACCAGACGTCTAATGGGATTTGGATTAAAGTGACTAATAGATGTAATTTGAGATGTAGCTATTGCTATGCGGATTCTGGAGAAGGAGAAGCTAACGAATTAACGATAGAAGAAATAGAGAATCTTCTTATAGAATTAAAACCGAAAAATTATAATAAAATAGTCATTACCGGTGGAGATCCTTTGATGAGGAAAGATATAGTTGAAATTTTAAAAACTTGTAAAAAGTATGGAAAAGTTCAAATTTTAACAAATGGAACTATTGGAAATGCAGAATTATATAGAGAAATTATGGAGATAGTAGATGCAATTCAAATTTCTTTAGACTCTTATGAAGAAATACATCATGATAAAAATAGAGGAAAGGGAAGTTTTGTGCGCGCTGTAAATACGGTAAAAACTCTAACACACATTAATAACAAAAAAGTGATAGTTGCAATGACACCAACTCCAGATTATATGCCGGATATCGTTGAAATGATAAAATTTTGTCTAAATATGAATGTTAGACAATTACATATCAATAGATTTGTTCCCTATGGTCGAGCTAAAACTTTTGAAAATAAATTAAATATGGAGCAGTTTTATAAATGGGTGGATAGAGGATATGATTTTTTGCGAAATATCTATATTAACTATTATAAACAAAATAAGGAATTTATATTTAATATAGATGTTTCGAATGATTTATGTAATCAAGTATACTCAAAAGGAAGAAAAACATCATGCGGTGTTAATTGCAACCAGATTAGTATTGATAGTAATGGTAACGTATATTTGTGTCCTTCCTTACACATTGAAGAATTTGAACTGGGTAATATAAGAACAGATAATATTACTGAGATTATGGAAAAAAGTAAACAAAAATATGGAGAAATAGATGTCGAAATGTTATCTAAGTGTAAGAACTGTGAGATTAAATATTATTGTGGCGGAGGATGTAGAGCAATCGCATTTAATGAAACAGGCGACTTATATGGACAGGAGAGAAATTGTGACAATTATAGGAACAGAGTGTTTGATTTAATGCTGCAGTGA
- a CDS encoding radical SAM/SPASM domain-containing protein, translating to MENIYGFAEQLSIKKRIDNKIVISGLNNGNWVLSQIESIVLQEFNGGRDLEEILAILPGREVSIIKIYENFIDKGILVKNSARKIDLSAKWTLDEVFFELTKQCNLRCHHCYIPKEIEKKELGLEKWFQIVDSCKDLGVGLIKLTGGEAMLHPHFWDIVKYINKNGISMRLYTNGSCLNKKTVENLKTVGISEIQISLDGGTEETHDTFRNAPGNYKHILRTLPILSRFEIRVILSFTVTDYNVNEINLFIREARQFPNVKIVISPYINYHQTYQGDRFVDVSEETVEKLKECFEDNKNIWSDKIKYSLSFSNRFIGYCGFGIYSLYIDSFGKIILCPLLGNIQLGTITDGIENIWENSKILMEYRSHTIADIEKCNTCKNVNVCKGGCRARAYFINGSILACDPVSCKMY from the coding sequence ATGGAAAATATATATGGCTTTGCAGAACAATTATCTATAAAGAAGAGAATAGATAATAAGATAGTGATAAGTGGTTTAAATAATGGCAATTGGGTGCTAAGTCAAATTGAATCTATAGTCTTGCAGGAGTTTAATGGCGGTAGAGATTTAGAGGAGATTCTAGCAATACTCCCGGGCAGGGAAGTGAGCATTATAAAAATTTACGAGAATTTTATTGATAAAGGAATTTTAGTTAAGAACTCTGCTAGAAAAATTGATTTGTCAGCTAAATGGACTTTGGATGAAGTGTTTTTTGAATTGACAAAACAATGCAATTTAAGATGTCATCACTGTTATATACCAAAGGAGATTGAGAAAAAGGAGCTAGGATTAGAAAAGTGGTTTCAGATTGTTGATTCCTGTAAAGATTTAGGAGTAGGTTTAATAAAATTAACTGGTGGAGAAGCAATGCTGCATCCCCATTTTTGGGATATAGTTAAATATATTAATAAAAATGGGATATCAATGCGTTTATATACGAATGGTTCTTGCTTGAATAAAAAAACAGTGGAGAATTTGAAAACAGTGGGAATTTCAGAGATTCAGATTAGTTTAGATGGTGGAACTGAAGAAACGCATGATACATTTCGCAATGCTCCTGGTAATTATAAACATATTTTAAGAACACTTCCTATTTTGAGCCGATTTGAAATAAGAGTGATTTTATCATTTACAGTAACAGATTACAATGTAAACGAAATTAATCTCTTTATACGAGAAGCAAGGCAGTTTCCTAATGTGAAAATTGTAATTAGTCCATATATTAACTATCATCAGACTTATCAAGGAGATAGATTTGTAGATGTTAGCGAAGAAACAGTAGAAAAGCTAAAAGAATGTTTTGAGGATAATAAGAATATTTGGTCAGATAAAATCAAATATTCTTTGTCATTTTCCAATCGTTTTATAGGTTATTGTGGGTTTGGAATTTATAGTTTATACATAGATTCTTTTGGTAAGATTATTTTATGCCCATTATTGGGAAATATACAACTTGGAACTATAACGGATGGAATAGAAAATATCTGGGAAAATAGTAAAATATTAATGGAATATAGAAGTCATACAATAGCAGATATAGAAAAGTGTAATACTTGTAAAAATGTAAATGTATGTAAAGGCGGTTGTAGGGCAAGGGCATATTTTATTAATGGTTCGATACTGGCTTGTGATCCGGTCAGTTGCAAAATGTATTAG